In Thermodesulfobacteriota bacterium, a genomic segment contains:
- a CDS encoding ATP-binding protein: SGMAARLVQRLLAFSRKQVIEPKIMNLNDHIAEIQRMLVRLIGEKIELRTVAEERLGLVKFDPGQFEQILVNLVVNSRDAMPEGGRIAIETANVDLDDGYCSRHPYVRPGRYVMMAVSDTGHGMTEEVRTHIFEPFFTTKDKGSGTGLGLAMIYGSVKQEGGSIEVYSEPGLGTTFKVYLPRVEAVLEQPKKEKPPDEGRAPSETVLVVEDDDMVRKICVRTLAGRGYRVLEASGGKEALAALNGHPGRIDMLLTDVVMPGMNGPELARRLRECYPEAVVLFASGYTEDTITHQGVLEDGLHFINKPYTPAALAMKVRQVLDRER, translated from the coding sequence TCCGGGATGGCGGCCCGGCTGGTCCAGCGGCTGCTTGCGTTTTCCCGGAAGCAGGTCATCGAGCCGAAGATCATGAACCTGAACGATCACATCGCCGAGATACAGCGCATGCTGGTCCGCCTCATCGGGGAGAAGATCGAGCTGCGGACCGTCGCGGAGGAGCGCCTCGGCCTTGTGAAGTTCGACCCGGGGCAGTTCGAGCAGATCCTGGTCAATCTCGTGGTGAATTCGAGGGACGCGATGCCGGAAGGGGGAAGGATCGCCATTGAAACGGCGAACGTGGACCTCGACGACGGTTACTGCTCCAGGCACCCGTACGTCCGGCCGGGGCGTTACGTCATGATGGCGGTGTCCGACACGGGGCACGGGATGACCGAAGAGGTCAGGACGCATATTTTCGAGCCGTTTTTCACCACGAAGGACAAGGGAAGCGGAACGGGACTCGGCCTGGCGATGATCTACGGGTCGGTGAAGCAGGAGGGCGGATCGATCGAGGTGTATTCGGAACCGGGCCTGGGAACGACCTTCAAGGTCTACCTGCCGAGGGTCGAAGCCGTTTTGGAGCAGCCGAAGAAGGAAAAGCCTCCGGACGAGGGGCGCGCGCCCTCGGAAACCGTCCTCGTCGTCGAGGACGACGACATGGTGCGGAAGATCTGCGTCAGGACGCTGGCCGGGCGCGGATATCGGGTCCTGGAAGCGTCCGGCGGCAAGGAGGCGCTTGCGGCCCTCAACGGCCATCCCGGACGGATCGACATGCTGCTGACCGACGTCGTCATGCCGGGAATGAACGGCCCGGAGCTGGCCAGGCGCCTGCGCGAATGCTACCCCGAGGCCGTGGTTCTTTTCGCTTCCGGATACACCGAGGACACCATCACCCATCAGGGCGTGCTGGAAGACGGATTGCATTTCATCAACAAGCCGTACACCCCGGCGGCACTCGCGATGAAAGTCCGGCAGGTGCTCGACCGGGAAAGGTGA